The region CTGCACGTTCTCGACGAGGCGTGGCAGAACGAAGGTCGCCGGCTGGGGACGTTGGTGAGGTACTGCGATGATTTCGTAGTCCTGTCGCCGACCAAGCAACGGGCCGAACAGGCCCGTGAATTGGCGGCACGAGTTCTGGAACGGCTCGGGATGCGATTGCATCCTGAGAAGACCGGCATCGTCTGCCTCACCCGAGGCGGGCAGGGCTTCGACTTTCTCGGCTTCCACCACCGGAAGATGGAATCGTGGAAATGGCGGGGCAGGTACTACTTGCAACGCTGGCCCTCGGCCAGGGCGATGCGGGTACTGCGGGACAAAGTCCGTGCGGCGACCGCTCGTTCGAAGACTGAGCGGCCGGTATCCGCCGTGGTCGCCGATCTCAACCCGGTCCTGCGGGGCTGGTCGGCGTACTTCCGTAACGGGAACTCCGGACGGAAGTTCAACGTGGTCGACGGCTATGTCCACGAACGGCTGGCGATCTTTGCCAGCGCGAAACACGGACTTGCGGGCAGGAACTGGACCACCCGATTTACTTATGGGTGGATCACCCGGCTCGGTGTCTACCGCCTTACCGGAAACGTGCACAGGGCAACGGCGCATGCCAGCCGGTGAACGATGTCGGAAAGCCGTGTGCGGGAGAACTGCATGCACGGTTTGAAGCGGCGGGGACTGGAAACGGGGCATCAGCCACCGCGCCAGTCCCCGACCCTACTAGTACTCCAGCAGGATTTCGCTGTCTGACCTGGTCTTTCGCCGGGTGGCGGGAGTGTAGCGGGACTCTGAAGGTGCAGGGGCGGTCTCACGGAGACCGCCCCTCGAACGTGCGACAACGCCGCAGGTAGTGACAGCGGCGGGCGACTGCTTGGCGTCGGCGGCGCCAGTTCGACCAGCTCAGCGCGTGGTGTCGTCTTCGGTGTCCGCGCAGGTGCGGGGGCAGGGGACGACAAGCTGCCAGGAGTCGCCGAACCTCCGCCACTGTGAGCGCGACGGCCCCGGTCGTCTCACTGGTTGCACCCCCTTTTCCCCGGCCTGGTGTGCTGTGGCGGCCAGGAAGGCGTGCGCGAGCATGGCCAGGGTGACGTGCCGATACCAGCCCACGTAGCGGCGGACCTCGTACTGGTCCAGGCCGCACTCGTTCTTCGCGGTCTGGAAACACTCCTCGATCGCCCAGCGTGCCCCGGCGACGCACACCAACTCCTGGACCGTGGTCTCCAGGGGCGCGTAGGCGAGGTAGTAGGCGATCTCGTCGGGCTTGCTGATGCTGCGCCGGGCCAGCGCCCATCGCATCCGGTGAGGGACCTCGCCCTGGTAGTCGAATTCGGCGACGGCCGGCAGCCGCACCGCCGCCCAATGATAGACGCGGGGTCCCTTCGCGCCGTCGCCGCATGAGACCTTCTCCCACGCCTCGTCGGGGGCCTGCGCGAACAGACCCTCGATCCGGGAACACCCCACGCTGAACTGGGACTTGGGAACGGCCAGCACGTAGCCGGTGCCCGACTGTTCCAACAGTCGGCGGAAGCGGTTGTCCTGCCCGTAGGCGGAATCCGCAGTGACCCATGCGATGGGCAGCGGCGAGGCGAGGGCCCGCAGCACCATGTGTCGGGCCAGTTCGCCCTTGGTGGCGAACTCCCGCTCGTCAGGGACCTTTGCGGTGCGGCAGCGTTCTCGGTCCTCGGTCCAGGACTTCGGGAGATACAGGTCGCGATCGACCAGGGCGCGGCCGCGGGCAGTGGCGTAGGCGGCGAAGACGCCGATCTGGCAGTTCTCGGTGCGGCCGGGGGCCCGTATTTCAATAACTGTCAGCGACGGGTTTCCGCGGGGGTTGTTCGGGCGTGTAGCTGTTCCAATGTGCGGGCGGGCGATCCGGGTATCGGCGTGACGAGGATCCGGTGCAGGTCCAGGAGCCGTTTTGCGTCCTGGTACTGGATGGACAGGTTGGTGCGGTTGACGCCCAGTAGTTGGGCCAGGAAGGTCATGGTCACCGCTCTGCGGCGGCGCAGGATGGCTGCCAGGAGCCGGTGGGTGTGGTCCACACTGCTGGTCTGTGGGTGGCGGTAGCTGCGCGGGCGGTGGAAGCGTCGCTGGAATGCTGCCTCGGCCATGGCGTCCCAGAATGGCTCCGAGACCGCCACTAAATGCTCGAAGGCGGTTCGTGACATGCCGGTCAGGGCCGGATCGGTGAGCATCGCGGTCAGGGCCGGGTCGGTCCGGTGTGTCGTTGTCGGCGCGTCTGGCGCTCGCGGTGGAACGGGAGACAGTGTGTAGTTCCAGTCGCCGTGGAAGGTGTTGGGTGTGATCGGAAGGGTGTGGAACTCGGCGGGTGTGACGCTGATGCCGAGGTCGTAGTTGCCTGTGTCCAGTTCGGCCCCGATGGTCAGGCCGGTCTTGGTTGTTGTGGCGGCGATGGTCTCGAGGACGACCTGGTAGCTGGTCAGCGGCCGCCCCCGCCAGTTCGCGGTGATGTGACAGAACATCCGGTGCTCTATCTTGTTCCACTTCGAAGTCCCCGGCCAATGCCGTTGCTTGACTACTGGACTATCGCGGTGTGCAGCGTGATGGCCTTGGCTGTGATCCGCCGTGTCGGTTGCCGGTCCCGGGTGTTGATCCGGTAGGAGAGCTTCGAGGAGTACTTCGAGTCCGGCCGTTTGAGGTGCCGGTCCGCCTCGCGCAGGCGCCTGGCGCCGTTGTCGAGCTTCCGGCGCACCTTCGCCGCCAGCACAGCCAGGAACTTCTTGATCTTCTTGGGCGTATCCGCGCACTGCCGGACCACGCTGCGCCGCGTGTGCTTGAGGACCTTGACGAACGAGACCCGGTCCGGGTTGATGCCGTTGTCGTCGGCCAGACACATGATGACCCGCGTGAGGCAGTGGTGCACGACCAGGTGCGCCCAGACCTCCTGCCGCACCAGATCCGGGTCTCCCGAGCGCAGGACCTCGACCGGCCCGCGCTGGAACGTCTTGATCTGCCGGAACGCCGACTCCGCCTCCCACCTCGCATGGTAAAGCGCTGCCAACTCCGCCGCCGGATACGCAACCGGGTCCAACAGATCGGTCAACAGCCTGACCACTTCGCCGCCGTCGACGCGGTACTCGATCACCCGGACCAGCACCCCGCCAGGATGCGCGCCCTTCTGCCCGCCCAGGTTCATCCTCCCCAGGTAGGTCCCGTCGGGCAGATACTCAACCGGCCGGTGCGCCACCGGCGAGCGAGCCCGGATCAGCAGATGGGCCCCGAATCCGAGATAGGCCTTCCATAACTCGACCCCAGGGAAGCCCCGGTCCATGATGACGAGCATCTTGCTCGCCGAGGTCGCCAGAGTGATCGCCAACTCCCGCTCACCGCCGCTGAATCCGCCCACCGCCGCGTCGATCTGCGCGTGCGTGCCACACTCGGTCAGTGTCACCACCCGCACTTGAGGGAACCCCGCCGGCTGGCCGTTCTTGACCGGCCCACCGAACGCGGCCCGGTTGGCCGGTGTGTCCGGCGCGTCCAGCACGAACCCGTCCACCGCGGCCAGCCGCATCCCGCGGTAGAAGGAGCCCTCCAGGCCGACCGGGGCCAACGGGTCGGCCAGCTCGCGGAAGACAGCCTCCAGGACCAGCGGTCCCAGACGCCTGCGCGCCCGCGTGAACGAGGACTTGTTCGGGATGCTCCCGCTCAACTCCCGAATACAGCCCACCAGTTGCTCCGCCACATCGTCATAGGAGTCCTGCTGGAACAGCGCCAGGGCAAGCGTGAAGTAGACCATGAACCCGGCCGGCAGCGCGCCGGGCTTCTTGTCCCGGACCCGGCACTTCTCCAGCACCTCGCCGACCAGTTCCGGAGTCACCCACCGGGTCACCACCCCCAGTCGCACATGATCGGACAACCCCACCCAAGGATGCATGCCGGGCCCAACGACCGCGCTCCTCCGGCGTCACCACGAATTGCTTGACGAGTTCAAGCAACGGCATTGAGTCCCCGGCGGTAGGTGACAGACCGTGATCTCCAGGCCGCTCTCTCGTGCGAAGGCGGCCAGGTTGCTTTTCCAGGTCCAGCGCCGGGGGTCGTTGGAGCCGCCGGAGTCGGCGGTGATCAGGAGCCTGCCGGCATTCGGGTGGTCCGCCTGTCCGCGGTGCTGCCACCAGCGTCGGATGGACTCCACCGCGAACTGGGCGGTGTCGTGGTCGGTGCCGACGTTGACCCATCCGGTGTTGTTGGCGATGTCGTAGATCCCGTAGGGGATCGCCATGGGCTGGTCGTTGGTGGTGAACGTGTGGCAGTCCACCTTGATCGCGTTCTTGCCCGGCCGCCAGGTGCGACCGGGCCGGTCCCGGTTGCCGAGCCATTCCTTGGCCTTGGTGTCGACGCTGATCACCGGCTGGGCGTCGTTGAGGAACTCGGCGGCGGTGGCATTGAGGTGGGTGAACTGGGCATCGCGGTCCGGATGCCTGATGCCCTCCGTCGTCTTCGCGGTTCCCTGCAGGCTGTAGCCCAGGGTATGCAGCAGGTGTCCGACGGTTGAAGCGCTGACCGGGTGGCCCTGTGCGGTGAGGGCCGAGGCCAGGGCCCGTAACGACAGCGTGGTCCACCGCAACGGGGAGACGGCGTCGCCTCGGGTGTGCGGCTCGATCAGCGACTCCAGCGCGGGCAGCAGACCAGGGTCGGTGACTGTCAGCCGCTTGCGGCCCGCACCTGGAGCCCGGACCCGCAGGGTCGGTGAGGAGTAACCGGCCAACTCGGCAATACCTCGCGCGATGGTTGCAGTGCTGGTGCCGGAGGCGGCGGCGACCCGGACGATCCCGCCGCGGCCGAGGGCCGTCGCCTCACTGGCCAGGTACAACCGACGGCGGCGCTCATCGAAGTGCGGCAGGATCTGATCGAACTTGGCCCGCAGAGCACGAGCGGCAACGCGGCCTGAGCTTGGTGTTTAACCTCGGCCGTTCACCTGACCCGCTGATCTTGGTTCGTTCCCGGGACAGCAGGACGGCCGTTCTTCACGCTTCGAGGTGTCGAGCAACGTCGCGTGAAGGAACGGCCGCTGGTGAAGAGTCTCGCCCCTGAACAGTCCGCCGACGCCGCGTTGGGCGTCCTGTCCCACTTTCGTGTCCAGTTCTACGACTGTCTCTACACCCGGGCGGATGCGCTCTTCGAGCTCGCCGACGCGGTGCTGTGCTCGGACGGCCCGGTCACCTCGCTGGTCGAGTTGACGCTCACGGCCGAGCACCGGCGCGGGCACGGAGCGATGTACGACGCGGTCAATCACGGCTGGCTGGAGCCGCGCCGCCTGCGCAGGCTGCTGGCCTCCACGCCGCTGCCGCGTGCCGCCGACGGGCGGATCGTGCTCGCGGTGGACGTGAGCAACTGGCTGCGTCCCGACGCCCCCACCAGCCCGGAGTTGCTGTTCTGCCACGTCTACGGGCGGGGCCGCAGCGCGGATCAGTTCATCCCCGGCTGGCCCTACTCCTTCGTTGCCGCGCTGGAGACGGGACGCACGTCCTGGACGGCTGTGCTGGACGCGATCCGGCTGGGGCCGTGCGACGATGCCACCGCGGTGACCGCCAGCCAGCTGCGCGAGGTGGTCACCCGGCTGGTGCACGCCGGGCAGTGGCGGCCGGGCGACGCGGACATCCTCGTCGTCATGGACACCGGCTACGACGTCACCCGTCTTGCCTATGTCCTGGCCGACCTGCCCGTCGAGCTGGTCGGCCGGCTCCGCTCGGACCGCGTCATGCTCCGGGACGCCGGCCCACGCCGCTCCACCCCGCGCGGCGGACAGCCCCGCAAGCACGGCGGCGTCCTCACCTTCTCCAAGCCGGAGTCCTGGCACACCCCTGACCAGGCCACCACGTGCGACACCACCCGCTACGGCACAGCCGAAGCCCTCGCCTGGGACCGGATGCACCCCCGGTTACAGGCCCGTGGCCCCTGGCTCGATCACTGCGGTGAACTCCCTCTGCTCCACGGCACGTTGATCCGGCTGAAGGTTGAGCACCTGCCCGGTGACCGTGACCCGAAGCCGGTATGGCTGTGGTCCTCACGCACCGGCATGACCGGCGAAGACGTCAACCTGCGCTGGCAGGCGTTCCTTCGCAGATTCGATCTTGAACATACCTTCCGACTGTTCAAGCAGACCCTGGGCTGGACCGTCCCCAAGGTCCGCGATCCGCACACGGCCGACCTGTGGACGTGGCTGATCATCGCCGCCCACACCCAGCTCCGCCTTGCCCGGCCCCTCGCCGAGGACCTTCGTCGGCCCTGGGAGCGGCCGGCGCAACCTCGTCGCCTCACCCCTGCCCGGGTTCGGCGGGGGTTCCGCCACCTCCGCGTGAAGACCGCCCGTCCCGCCGACGTGCCCAGACCCTCCAAGCCCGGACCCGGACGCCCACCCGGTTCAAAGAACCGCAGGTCAGCCCCACGTCACGAGCCTGGAAAGACCGTGAAACGAATCGAAACCCTCACCGAACACGTCCGCCTGAAACAGCAGCGAGGTTAATGATCAAGCGTACGTCCAGCAGTCCGGGCGTCTTCCCAGTTCAGAAGGGGTGTGAACGATGTAACCGGACGTCAAGCTCAGGATAGCCAGCCGGTGGAAGTCCGGTCCGGGGAGACGCCAGGGTCCCCGGTAGCTGACTCCCGGCGTCGCCCGAAATGGTGGCGTCGAAGTGGAGTGACAAGCGCCTCTCGGGGGCGTGCAACCGACCAGTCCGCAACATGAAGTGAAGCCTGCAGCGTCGTCATTTAACCCCCGCCCGCGGGCGGGCCAAGGAGGAGCCGAGCCTGTGCTTGATTGGCGAAGGCCACGGAAGATGATCTCGGACCTGGAGCGGTCGTCGAAGAACCTCCCGGCGTAAGGGGCGTGGAATGGTCGGAAGGTTGTCCTGGGAACTGGAGAGAGCCTCCTCGGCCCCGGGTATTGCGGCCCGGGAAGCGTGGCCTGCCTATAACCGGCAGAACCGGGAAATGGCGGGTTGTCGAGAGGCAGTCGGAGGGGGTCGTAGTAGTGACGATCGGCGGGACAACACAACCCGCTGGGAGCGAAGGGCCCCTGCTTCATCGACGCGATTCGAAAACAGGGAGGGACCCGGATGAGTGCCGTTACGGCTAGTTCCATCCGCCGGGAGGAAAGCGTCGCAGGACCAGTCCGCCGTCCTCTGGACAAGGTCCGAGCCTTGCAACGGACGCTTTACCGCTGTGCCGAGCAAGAACCCGAACGCCGGTTTCACGCCCTGTATGGCCATGTCCACCGCATGGACGTTCTGAGGCGGGCGTGGGCCGGTGTGTGCGCAAACCGGGGTGCCCCCGGCGTGGACGGTACGACCGTCGACGCGGTGGAATCCTCGGGGGTGGATGCATTCCTCCAAGACCTTTCGCAGAGACTGCGGGCGCATACGTATCGTCCGTCAGTGCTGCGACGGGTCCAGATTCCCAAACCGGGGCGGCCGGGGGAGTTCCGGCCGCTATCGATCCCCACCGTGGCGGACCGCGTGGTGATGACGGCTGCGAAACTGGTCATGGAACCAGTATTCGAGGCCCAGTTCACCGAGGCGAGCTATGGATTCAGGCCGAAGCGGTCCGCGATCGACGCGTGCGAGGCAGTGCGTGTCGCCGCGAACCAGCGGCGGGAGTGGGTGTTCGAGGCCGATATCCGCGACTGCTTCGGCACGATCGACCATGAGGCGCTGATGGCCCAAGTGGCGCGGCGTGTGGTGGACCGGCCGATGCTGAAGCTGATCCGGGCCTGGCTGCGGATGGGAGTCCTGGTGGGCGGGGTGACCTCGCCTACCGGGGCGGGAACCCCTCAGGGCTCACCGATTTCCCCATTGCTGGCAAATATCGCGCTGCACGTTCTCGACGAGGCGTGGCAGAACGAAGGTCGCCGGCTGGGGACGTTGGTGAGGTACTGCGATGATTTCGTAGTCCTGTCGCCGACCAAGCAACGGGCCGAACAGGCCCGTGAATTGGCGGCACGAGTTCTGGAACGGCTCGGGATGCGATTGCATCCTGAGAAGACCGGCATCGTCTGCCTCACCCGAGGCGGGCAGGGCTTCGACTTTCTCGGCTTCCACCACCGGAAGATGGAATCGTGGAAATGGCGGGGCAGGTACTACTTGCAACGCTGGCCCTCGGCCAGGGCGATGCGGGTACTGCGGGACAAAGTCCGTGCGGCGACC is a window of Streptomyces mirabilis DNA encoding:
- the ltrA gene encoding group II intron reverse transcriptase/maturase, whose translation is MDVLRRAWAGVCANRGAPGVDGTTVDAVESSGVDAFLQDLSQRLRAHTYRPSVLRRVQIPKPGRPGEFRPLSIPTVADRVVMTAAKLVMEPVFEAQFTEASYGFRPKRSAIDACEAVRVAANQRREWVFEADIRDCFGTIDHEALMAQVARRVVDRPMLKLIRAWLRMGVLVGGVTSPTGAGTPQGSPISPLLANIALHVLDEAWQNEGRRLGTLVRYCDDFVVLSPTKQRAEQARELAARVLERLGMRLHPEKTGIVCLTRGGQGFDFLGFHHRKMESWKWRGRYYLQRWPSARAMRVLRDKVRAATARSKTERPVSAVVADLNPVLRGWSAYFRNGNSGRKFNVVDGYVHERLAIFASAKHGLAGRNWTTRFTYGWITRLGVYRLTGNVHRATAHASR
- a CDS encoding IS4 family transposase, which codes for MHPWVGLSDHVRLGVVTRWVTPELVGEVLEKCRVRDKKPGALPAGFMVYFTLALALFQQDSYDDVAEQLVGCIRELSGSIPNKSSFTRARRRLGPLVLEAVFRELADPLAPVGLEGSFYRGMRLAAVDGFVLDAPDTPANRAAFGGPVKNGQPAGFPQVRVVTLTECGTHAQIDAAVGGFSGGERELAITLATSASKMLVIMDRGFPGVELWKAYLGFGAHLLIRARSPVAHRPVEYLPDGTYLGRMNLGGQKGAHPGGVLVRVIEYRVDGGEVVRLLTDLLDPVAYPAAELAALYHARWEAESAFRQIKTFQRGPVEVLRSGDPDLVRQEVWAHLVVHHCLTRVIMCLADDNGINPDRVSFVKVLKHTRRSVVRQCADTPKKIKKFLAVLAAKVRRKLDNGARRLREADRHLKRPDSKYSSKLSYRINTRDRQPTRRITAKAITLHTAIVQ
- a CDS encoding NF041680 family putative transposase produces the protein MKSLAPEQSADAALGVLSHFRVQFYDCLYTRADALFELADAVLCSDGPVTSLVELTLTAEHRRGHGAMYDAVNHGWLEPRRLRRLLASTPLPRAADGRIVLAVDVSNWLRPDAPTSPELLFCHVYGRGRSADQFIPGWPYSFVAALETGRTSWTAVLDAIRLGPCDDATAVTASQLREVVTRLVHAGQWRPGDADILVVMDTGYDVTRLAYVLADLPVELVGRLRSDRVMLRDAGPRRSTPRGGQPRKHGGVLTFSKPESWHTPDQATTCDTTRYGTAEALAWDRMHPRLQARGPWLDHCGELPLLHGTLIRLKVEHLPGDRDPKPVWLWSSRTGMTGEDVNLRWQAFLRRFDLEHTFRLFKQTLGWTVPKVRDPHTADLWTWLIIAAHTQLRLARPLAEDLRRPWERPAQPRRLTPARVRRGFRHLRVKTARPADVPRPSKPGPGRPPGSKNRRSAPRHEPGKTVKRIETLTEHVRLKQQRG
- the ltrA gene encoding group II intron reverse transcriptase/maturase, whose translation is MDVLRRAWAGVCANRGAPGVDGTTVDAVESSGVDAFLQDLSQRLRAHTYRPSVLRRVQIPKPGRPGEFRPLSIPTVADRVVMTAAKLVMEPVFEAQFTEASYGFRPKRSAIDACEAVRVAANQRREWVFEADIRDCFGTIDHEALMAQVARRVVDRPMLKLIRAWLRMGVLVGGVTSPTGAGTPQGSPISPLLANIALHVLDEAWQNEGRRLGTLVRYCDDFVVLSPTKQRAEQARELAARVLERLGMRLHPEKTGIVCLTRGGQGFDFLGFHHRKMESWKWRGRYYLQRWPSARAMRVLRDKVRAATARSKTERPVSAVVADLNPVLRGWSAYFRNGNSGRKFNVVDGYVHERLAIFASAKHGLAGRNWTTRFTYGWITRLGVYRLTGNVHRATAHASR